The Metabacillus sediminilitoris genome window below encodes:
- a CDS encoding tyrosine-type recombinase/integrase, translating to MEYVEALRDIKQINSIKRYLKKHSARDYLLFVFGINTGLKITEMLGIKVEDVVENEGTIRNFFFLPNKEGKTEVVYLNLKIKRALLYYIQVSHLKNDDFLFKSAKTQKPITRQQAYRIIHHAAETVGIKEKIGTNSLRKTFGYHAYKRGVAISLLQKHFHHSTPAETLKYLGISKDERIKTEIDVNL from the coding sequence ATGGAATATGTAGAAGCACTAAGAGACATCAAACAAATAAATTCCATAAAAAGATATTTAAAAAAACATTCAGCACGAGATTATCTTCTTTTTGTCTTTGGAATTAATACCGGATTAAAAATTACGGAAATGTTGGGTATTAAGGTTGAAGATGTTGTGGAAAATGAAGGCACGATAAGGAACTTTTTTTTCCTTCCCAACAAGGAAGGAAAAACGGAGGTAGTTTACCTTAATCTTAAAATTAAAAGGGCGCTTCTGTATTATATCCAAGTAAGTCATTTAAAAAACGATGACTTCTTATTTAAATCAGCTAAAACTCAAAAACCGATCACACGTCAGCAAGCATATCGTATCATTCATCACGCCGCAGAAACAGTTGGTATAAAGGAGAAAATAGGAACAAATTCCTTGCGTAAAACATTTGGATATCATGCTTATAAACGCGGAGTTGCGATTTCTCTTCTTCAAAAACATTTTCATCATTCAACACCAGCTGAAACTCTTAAATATCTTGGTATTTCTAAAGATGAAAGAATAAAAACAGAAATTGATGTGAATCTTTAA
- a CDS encoding cation:proton antiporter regulatory subunit, with protein MNIRESELPGIGYKFEIITKNQDKLVIVIHDDGRREIYHFDTDDHEEVLSSVTFNDSESRQIAGILGGMTYKPKALETVDFAFDDIIIEWYQVEPNAPAVNKTIGEIDIRNNFGVNIIAIKKKNTQKSHNPGPDTVIEAGDTLVVSGGRQQIKELIKKLLST; from the coding sequence GTGAATATTCGAGAAAGTGAACTTCCAGGTATTGGGTACAAGTTCGAAATTATTACAAAAAATCAAGATAAGCTGGTTATTGTTATCCATGATGACGGTCGGAGAGAAATTTATCATTTTGATACTGATGATCATGAAGAGGTGTTAAGCAGTGTCACATTTAATGATTCAGAATCTAGGCAAATTGCGGGTATATTAGGTGGTATGACCTATAAACCTAAGGCTTTAGAAACAGTAGACTTTGCCTTTGACGACATTATCATTGAATGGTATCAAGTTGAACCTAATGCACCCGCGGTAAATAAAACGATTGGCGAGATAGATATCAGAAATAACTTTGGAGTAAATATCATTGCCATAAAGAAAAAGAACACTCAAAAGTCACACAATCCGGGTCCGGACACAGTTATTGAAGCAGGAGATACGTTGGTTGTATCTGGAGGGAGACAGCAAATAAAAGAATTAATTAAAAAACTACTATCAACATAA
- a CDS encoding cation:proton antiporter, with product MDHLVFEVGTALVLVAIGAIIANKLKFSIIPFLIILGMIVGPHAPTIGIFDFTFIESNEIIQFLGRIGVLFLLFYLGLEFSVGKLAKSGKNIVVGGSVYVAINFILGLLYGFISGMPWMETLIIAGLLSVSSSAIVAKVLVDLKRTANPETELILGIILFDDIFLALFLTTMSGVLLASSTSFLGIFTSVLISVGYMFMFFVIARKGAPLLNKWLNIKSDEIFIIVIFAILFFVAGFSETLHVAEAIGALLLGLVFSETEHRDRIEHLVVPFRDFFGAVFFFSFGLSIDPATLADAIWLALGAALLTIIGNFVAGMIAGRKANLSHKASTSIGLTIMARGEFSIIVANLGITAGLSPILTPFTALYVLILAIVGPLMAKESKNIYMFLNKFFKWSKDKEKRKIEVP from the coding sequence ATGGATCATTTAGTATTTGAAGTAGGTACGGCACTTGTTCTTGTAGCAATTGGAGCTATTATTGCAAATAAGCTAAAATTTTCAATCATCCCATTTCTTATCATTCTTGGCATGATTGTTGGCCCACATGCACCAACGATTGGGATCTTCGATTTTACGTTTATCGAAAGTAATGAAATTATTCAATTTTTAGGTCGAATAGGTGTGCTCTTTTTACTTTTCTACCTGGGGCTTGAGTTTTCAGTTGGTAAATTGGCAAAATCGGGAAAAAACATCGTAGTCGGTGGTAGTGTTTATGTAGCAATCAACTTTATCTTAGGTCTTCTATATGGTTTTATCTCAGGAATGCCTTGGATGGAAACGCTTATTATTGCTGGACTCCTCAGCGTATCCTCTAGTGCAATTGTAGCCAAAGTTCTAGTGGATTTAAAAAGAACAGCGAATCCGGAAACAGAGCTGATCCTTGGGATAATATTATTTGACGATATTTTCCTTGCTTTATTTTTAACGACCATGTCGGGAGTATTACTCGCTAGTTCTACTTCTTTCCTCGGAATCTTCACATCGGTTCTTATCTCTGTTGGCTATATGTTCATGTTCTTTGTTATCGCACGAAAAGGTGCTCCATTATTAAATAAATGGTTAAATATAAAATCAGATGAAATTTTTATCATTGTGATATTTGCTATCTTATTTTTTGTTGCAGGGTTTTCAGAAACACTTCATGTGGCAGAAGCGATTGGTGCCCTATTGCTAGGTTTGGTATTTTCAGAAACGGAGCATCGAGATCGTATTGAACATCTGGTCGTTCCCTTTAGGGACTTCTTTGGAGCAGTCTTCTTTTTCAGCTTTGGACTGAGTATTGATCCAGCAACATTGGCTGATGCAATTTGGCTGGCTTTAGGTGCAGCATTGCTTACGATTATAGGAAACTTTGTGGCAGGGATGATAGCAGGAAGAAAGGCGAATCTATCTCATAAAGCCTCAACAAGTATCGGGTTAACCATTATGGCACGTGGGGAATTTTCGATTATTGTAGCGAATTTAGGAATTACGGCAGGGTTAAGTCCTATTTTAACACCTTTCACTGCTCTCTATGTTCTTATTTTGGCCATTGTGGGACCACTTATGGCAAAGGAAAGCAAGAACATTTATATGTTTTTAAACAAGTTTTTCAAATGGAGTAAAGATAAAGAAAAGAGAAAAATAGAGGTGCCCTAA
- a CDS encoding DUF4317 domain-containing protein yields the protein MNKKDIATIRKQFKLDNHMLNIREIFNVYVKKETGEIYHQVSQPFQLLEQEAQELFLANFKKVLTGHLDAKLFELKFIRDVEDSTQTILFEGLRADSTEDWNENMLKIVEKMFAHAVYEFDTVVTFIRGEYQKATRKRDPESEVGGNDEVYSSEFILCSLNKTDQPKKALLFDYIEKEFKANNAVDPIINLTAPLTGFMFPAFNDNSADVNHILYCGGKVNQPDVSFIEEVLNCEEIITAVEDKDSFEQILKIVMGDEVDSEVISNVYEEIDKIVQENEEDEESESPMLDSRDVERILAVSGVENVDTAKVEHAFKSVVDDEKHEIKASNIIPKSIKINTKVADLTVNPKELKNVKYITYNGKRCLLVEIDEDVVVEGFRLETKTL from the coding sequence ATGAATAAAAAAGACATCGCTACTATACGAAAGCAATTTAAATTGGACAATCATATGCTAAACATTCGGGAAATCTTTAATGTGTATGTAAAGAAAGAAACAGGTGAGATTTACCATCAGGTCAGTCAACCTTTTCAATTGTTAGAACAAGAAGCACAAGAATTGTTTTTAGCAAACTTTAAAAAGGTTTTGACAGGTCATCTTGATGCCAAACTGTTTGAGCTGAAATTCATCCGTGATGTGGAAGACAGCACACAAACCATCCTTTTCGAAGGATTACGAGCAGACTCAACGGAAGATTGGAATGAAAATATGCTCAAAATTGTCGAGAAAATGTTTGCTCATGCTGTTTATGAATTTGATACCGTAGTGACATTTATCCGCGGGGAATATCAAAAGGCGACGAGGAAACGAGATCCGGAATCCGAAGTTGGAGGGAATGATGAGGTTTATTCCAGCGAGTTTATCCTTTGCAGTCTTAATAAAACTGATCAGCCGAAAAAGGCCTTGCTGTTTGATTATATTGAGAAAGAATTTAAAGCAAATAACGCAGTTGATCCAATTATTAATTTGACTGCTCCGTTAACAGGTTTTATGTTTCCTGCTTTTAATGATAATTCCGCAGATGTGAATCATATTCTCTATTGCGGAGGAAAAGTGAATCAGCCAGATGTGTCATTTATAGAAGAAGTTCTCAACTGTGAAGAGATCATTACCGCCGTGGAAGATAAGGACAGCTTCGAACAAATCTTAAAAATTGTGATGGGAGACGAAGTGGACTCCGAGGTCATTTCAAATGTCTATGAGGAAATCGATAAGATTGTCCAAGAAAATGAAGAAGATGAAGAAAGCGAATCTCCTATGCTGGATTCTCGGGACGTCGAACGAATCCTAGCGGTAAGCGGCGTTGAAAATGTAGATACCGCTAAAGTGGAACATGCTTTCAAAAGTGTCGTAGATGACGAAAAACATGAAATCAAAGCAAGCAATATCATACCTAAATCCATTAAAATAAATACGAAAGTGGCAGATCTAACCGTCAATCCAAAAGAGCTGAAAAATGTAAAATATATCACTTACAATGGAAAACGGTGCCTATTAGTTGAGATCGATGAAGATGTGGTTGTTGAAGGATTTCGCCTGGAAACAAAGACACTCTAG
- a CDS encoding PspA/IM30 family protein — MGIFNRIKTIARADINSLLDGLEDPIAMLNEFSREMEQEMAKAQTALSRQIFVENKQAVLVLDTKNILAKRTRQAKLAIEMGEDAIAKLAVQEKLNHEKQLSIYQQQYEAIQGQTQLLKEKLIELQEIYSELQHKKMLLASRANVAQSIKQIQKATGSFQTDNIVRGVARAEERILLIEAEVQAGSQFANPLAQHDAAYRNYVNEEELNREIDKLKSEKESESKAG; from the coding sequence ATGGGTATTTTTAATAGAATAAAAACAATTGCAAGGGCTGATATTAATAGTTTGCTTGATGGGTTGGAAGATCCAATCGCGATGTTGAATGAATTTTCAAGAGAAATGGAGCAAGAAATGGCAAAAGCTCAGACGGCTCTTTCCCGTCAAATTTTTGTGGAAAATAAACAAGCGGTACTTGTTTTGGATACTAAGAATATATTGGCCAAAAGAACCCGGCAGGCGAAGCTCGCTATTGAAATGGGAGAGGATGCTATCGCGAAATTGGCTGTGCAGGAAAAGTTAAATCACGAGAAGCAACTAAGCATTTATCAGCAGCAATATGAAGCAATTCAAGGGCAAACCCAACTGCTAAAGGAAAAATTAATTGAACTGCAAGAAATATATTCCGAATTACAGCATAAGAAAATGCTACTGGCATCACGTGCGAATGTGGCTCAGTCTATTAAACAGATTCAAAAAGCTACTGGTTCTTTCCAAACAGATAATATCGTAAGAGGGGTAGCCCGGGCAGAAGAACGAATTTTATTGATAGAAGCTGAGGTACAAGCTGGCAGCCAATTTGCAAACCCTTTGGCACAGCATGATGCTGCATATCGAAATTATGTGAATGAAGAGGAATTAAATAGAGAGATAGATAAGCTAAAGAGTGAAAAAGAGAGTGAGTCTAAGGCAGGCTAA
- a CDS encoding M50 family metallopeptidase — MNHTLPIFVYLFIALIVSQIPYVRVYFSLCNTLLYEIIRVILGGGYSKKIKLHSERSRRITNIENSGFKHNIISYAAYTGESLAAIGLFYFVANYNYLYILYIFMGLMAVAVLLWIRNFFGILWAVTFIVLLALPIYFRYDIAIMHIGIFLASFFLIQSIFNGIQVCRQGLLERKNPARSGLLARVRVIPAMMFGVVLLGQSLFAGYFIVIKFLSIF; from the coding sequence ATGAACCATACATTACCTATTTTTGTTTATCTATTCATTGCATTGATTGTATCGCAAATTCCTTATGTAAGAGTCTATTTTTCTCTTTGCAATACCCTTCTTTACGAAATCATTCGTGTCATTTTAGGAGGGGGGTATTCAAAGAAAATAAAGTTGCATAGCGAACGTTCAAGACGAATAACAAACATAGAAAATTCCGGATTTAAACATAATATTATTTCCTATGCAGCATATACTGGGGAGTCACTCGCCGCAATTGGATTATTTTATTTCGTTGCTAATTACAACTACCTATATATTCTATATATATTTATGGGTTTAATGGCTGTTGCTGTTTTACTGTGGATTCGAAACTTTTTTGGCATCTTATGGGCGGTTACATTTATTGTTTTATTAGCTTTACCTATTTATTTCAGGTATGACATCGCCATTATGCATATAGGTATCTTTCTAGCCTCCTTCTTTCTGATCCAATCGATTTTTAACGGTATTCAAGTATGCAGACAAGGTCTTTTGGAACGGAAAAATCCGGCAAGATCAGGACTTCTTGCTAGAGTAAGAGTCATTCCGGCAATGATGTTTGGGGTAGTTCTTCTTGGACAGTCACTTTTTGCTGGATATTTTATCGTAATTAAATTTTTAAGTATTTTTTAA
- a CDS encoding DUF2642 domain-containing protein, whose protein sequence is MQLYQNTNYNSLLTPGQYMFSNYFPTIMKQLSPTYSISAEPVFLDHLLMNLGKTIRVVTINDSLEGTLTGVAIDYIQLTVGDFNYHIRFQHITYFIGKP, encoded by the coding sequence ATGCAACTTTATCAAAACACAAACTATAATAGCTTGTTAACGCCGGGTCAATACATGTTCTCGAATTATTTTCCAACAATTATGAAACAATTATCACCTACTTACAGCATCTCAGCAGAACCGGTTTTTCTTGATCATTTACTGATGAATTTAGGTAAAACCATTCGCGTTGTAACAATTAATGATTCATTAGAAGGAACATTAACAGGAGTTGCTATTGACTATATCCAGCTCACCGTGGGTGATTTCAACTATCATATTCGTTTTCAACATATTACTTACTTCATAGGTAAACCTTGA
- a CDS encoding DUF3231 family protein: MENISHNLELTSAEIANLWTQYMNDSLSICILTHSIEHAKDDEIKDILTFALSIAHSHIEKITEFMNQEKFPIPKGFSIAEDVNLNAPPLFTDKFMMVYMHVMTLLGLTGYAGAIATSCREDQVDYFIKCNSETMELYKRVVRIMLNKGIYSKPPRINAPSEIDFVNNQRYLTGWFGKKRPLNAVEISGISFNMVKIIVKVVLEIGFGQVCQTEEVRQYFKKGKNLCEKQFGILSSTLTKDELASPASSVSEITNSTVPPFSDKLMLNHIVILVSSAIGYYGAAVSVSTRRDLALEYTRLMAEVGLYAEDGVQLLIENGWMEQPPLAADREKLS, from the coding sequence TTGGAGAATATTAGTCATAACCTTGAACTTACTTCAGCTGAAATAGCTAATCTTTGGACTCAGTATATGAATGATTCATTATCAATTTGTATCTTAACTCATTCTATTGAACATGCAAAAGATGATGAGATTAAGGATATCCTTACATTTGCACTTAGCATCGCACATTCCCATATTGAAAAAATCACAGAGTTTATGAATCAAGAGAAATTTCCTATTCCTAAAGGGTTTTCAATAGCAGAAGATGTTAATCTGAATGCCCCTCCGTTATTCACAGACAAATTTATGATGGTTTATATGCATGTCATGACATTACTTGGATTGACAGGCTACGCGGGTGCTATTGCAACATCATGCCGGGAAGATCAGGTTGATTATTTTATCAAATGTAATAGCGAAACGATGGAGCTTTATAAACGAGTTGTGAGGATCATGCTTAATAAAGGAATTTATAGTAAACCGCCACGAATTAATGCCCCTAGTGAAATTGATTTTGTGAATAATCAACGCTATTTAACTGGTTGGTTTGGAAAAAAAAGACCTCTAAACGCTGTTGAAATTAGCGGTATCAGTTTTAATATGGTGAAAATTATCGTCAAAGTTGTATTAGAAATTGGCTTCGGGCAAGTTTGCCAAACAGAAGAAGTGAGACAATATTTCAAAAAAGGAAAGAATCTTTGTGAAAAACAATTCGGTATACTTAGTTCTACTTTAACAAAAGATGAATTAGCATCACCAGCTTCATCGGTATCTGAAATTACAAATTCAACGGTTCCGCCCTTTTCAGATAAACTTATGTTAAATCATATTGTCATCCTTGTTTCATCAGCTATTGGCTATTACGGAGCGGCTGTATCTGTTTCTACTAGAAGAGACTTAGCTTTAGAATACACACGTCTTATGGCTGAAGTAGGTCTTTATGCAGAAGATGGAGTGCAACTTTTGATTGAAAACGGATGGATGGAGCAACCACCTTTAGCTGCTGACCGAGAAAAACTCTCATAA
- a CDS encoding NAD(P)-dependent alcohol dehydrogenase: MQIKAAVTNSKSEDFKIETIQLDEPKAGEVLIRLVASGVCHTDMVAQDQEYPVPLPAVLGHEGSGVVEKVGVGVTTLEPGDHVVMGFAHCGKCNQCLSGHPFVCERFFELNFVGKMEDGSCRHHNHANEDLSIFFGQSSFGTYTVVNERNVVKVDKDVDLALLGPLGCGIQTGSGSVLNRLKPESGSSIVVFGAGAVGLSALMAAKAIGCGTIIAVDVHDNRLELAKELGATHTINGRNVNVPEEVKKIIAGGANYAVETAGVPGILRQAVDSLGIRGVVCQIGAPPLGTDEKIDVNDLLLANKTITGVVEGDSIPRIFIPQLISLYKEGKFPFDKLVKFYNFEDINQAVADSKNGSTIKPIIKMG; the protein is encoded by the coding sequence ATGCAAATTAAAGCAGCTGTTACTAATTCTAAAAGTGAAGACTTTAAAATTGAAACCATTCAGCTTGATGAGCCAAAAGCTGGCGAGGTACTAATTCGTCTTGTCGCATCAGGTGTTTGCCATACCGATATGGTCGCACAAGACCAAGAATACCCAGTCCCTCTTCCAGCCGTTTTAGGGCATGAAGGTTCTGGTGTTGTTGAAAAAGTTGGAGTTGGGGTAACAACTTTAGAGCCGGGAGATCACGTTGTGATGGGATTTGCCCATTGTGGAAAATGTAACCAATGTTTGTCAGGACATCCATTTGTCTGTGAGCGATTTTTTGAATTGAATTTTGTCGGTAAGATGGAGGATGGTTCTTGCCGCCATCACAATCATGCCAACGAGGATTTATCCATTTTCTTTGGCCAATCTTCGTTTGGGACATATACCGTTGTCAATGAGCGTAACGTTGTGAAGGTAGATAAAGATGTCGATTTAGCTTTACTAGGGCCTTTAGGGTGTGGAATCCAAACAGGTAGTGGGTCTGTCCTAAATCGTTTAAAGCCAGAATCAGGATCAAGCATAGTTGTGTTTGGAGCAGGTGCAGTTGGTCTAAGTGCACTTATGGCTGCAAAAGCAATTGGATGTGGGACGATCATTGCTGTTGATGTCCATGATAATCGGCTGGAACTTGCAAAGGAGTTAGGGGCAACACACACAATTAATGGACGAAATGTTAATGTTCCGGAAGAAGTGAAAAAAATCATCGCAGGTGGTGCGAATTATGCTGTAGAAACAGCTGGAGTACCTGGTATTTTAAGACAAGCTGTTGATTCATTAGGTATTCGCGGTGTTGTCTGTCAAATTGGTGCACCGCCGCTTGGAACAGATGAAAAAATTGATGTCAATGACTTACTTTTAGCAAATAAAACAATCACAGGTGTCGTAGAGGGCGATAGTATTCCGCGTATCTTTATACCACAATTAATCTCTTTATATAAAGAAGGAAAATTCCCGTTTGATAAATTAGTGAAGTTTTATAACTTTGAAGATATTAATCAAGCTGTCGCTGATTCGAAAAACGGTTCAACAATTAAACCAATCATTAAAATGGGATAA
- a CDS encoding aldehyde dehydrogenase family protein, with amino-acid sequence MATVTTTFSMWSNQYINGQWRKGDSQNDYRNQNPFDLSELVKIKLASIEDVGVAYQSAAKAQKAWQKVSPGERSAVLKKAAEVLEKGRDEIVQILVAETGSSFAKANAEVDFSIADMNQFAQLPFKMEASVVSSVIPGKENRVYRLPVGVVGVISPFNFPLYLSIRAIAPALAVGNGVVVKPDLQTFISGGLFIAKVFEEAGLPKGLLNAVVADINEIGDAFIEHPLPKVISFTGSTAVGKRVGEVCGRNLKRAALELGGNNVMIVLEDADIEQAASAAVFGKFLHQGQICMALNRIIVHQNIYDKFVKAFKEKTQLVKVGNPFDPSVFVGPLINKKQIYKVQGWIDDSIREGAVCIKRGNVAGNLMEPVILTNVTNDMAIAKNEQFAPVAAILPVESEEEAIQIANESDYGLSGSIFTRDVEHGVEVALQIETGMIHVNDQSVNTESNIPFGGEKSSGLGRYGGDWSLEEFTTTRWVSVQKEKRPFPF; translated from the coding sequence ATGGCAACAGTAACAACTACATTTAGCATGTGGTCGAATCAATATATTAATGGACAATGGAGAAAAGGGGACAGCCAAAATGACTACAGGAATCAAAATCCCTTTGATCTTTCTGAGCTTGTAAAAATTAAACTGGCTTCTATTGAGGATGTTGGTGTAGCTTATCAGTCAGCAGCAAAAGCACAGAAAGCATGGCAGAAGGTAAGTCCAGGAGAGCGTTCAGCCGTCTTGAAAAAAGCTGCCGAGGTTTTAGAAAAAGGTAGAGATGAAATTGTCCAAATTCTTGTCGCAGAAACTGGAAGCAGCTTTGCAAAGGCGAATGCTGAGGTGGATTTTTCGATTGCCGATATGAATCAGTTTGCCCAATTGCCGTTTAAAATGGAAGCATCGGTTGTTTCGTCTGTGATCCCAGGGAAAGAAAACCGTGTATATCGTCTGCCTGTTGGAGTAGTCGGTGTGATTAGTCCATTTAACTTTCCGTTGTATTTATCGATTCGAGCAATTGCTCCGGCTTTAGCTGTTGGAAATGGTGTTGTCGTCAAACCAGATTTACAAACATTTATTTCCGGCGGGTTATTTATTGCGAAGGTTTTTGAAGAAGCAGGTTTACCAAAAGGGCTGTTAAATGCAGTTGTTGCCGATATTAACGAAATAGGTGATGCCTTTATTGAACATCCTCTTCCAAAGGTTATTTCGTTTACAGGTTCAACAGCAGTTGGAAAACGGGTTGGCGAGGTCTGTGGAAGAAACTTAAAACGTGCAGCCCTTGAACTTGGTGGAAACAATGTGATGATCGTTCTGGAGGATGCGGATATCGAACAAGCTGCGAGCGCTGCTGTGTTTGGAAAGTTCCTGCATCAAGGTCAAATTTGTATGGCATTAAATCGTATTATCGTACATCAGAATATTTATGATAAATTCGTTAAAGCTTTTAAGGAAAAAACGCAACTTGTGAAGGTAGGAAATCCGTTTGATCCTTCCGTATTTGTTGGCCCGCTTATTAATAAGAAGCAAATATATAAAGTCCAAGGCTGGATCGATGATTCTATCCGTGAAGGGGCAGTATGTATCAAGCGGGGAAATGTGGCAGGGAACCTGATGGAACCAGTTATTCTCACAAATGTGACCAATGATATGGCCATAGCAAAGAATGAGCAATTTGCACCTGTTGCAGCCATTTTACCAGTAGAGAGTGAAGAAGAAGCGATTCAAATTGCGAATGAAAGTGATTATGGTTTGAGTGGGTCAATTTTTACCCGTGATGTAGAGCATGGTGTGGAAGTTGCCTTACAAATCGAGACGGGAATGATTCATGTTAATGACCAAAGTGTGAACACAGAATCTAACATCCCATTTGGTGGAGAAAAATCCTCTGGTTTAGGTCGCTATGGCGGTGATTGGTCTCTCGAAGAGTTTACGACTACTCGCTGGGTGTCTGTGCAAAAGGAGAAACGTCCGTTTCCGTTCTGA